In one window of Arthrobacter pascens DNA:
- a CDS encoding tRNA pseudouridine synthase A: MNDQKPAAPVLGGGGFLRIRLDLSYDGGPFSGWALQPGLRTVQGVLEEALALLVRRPVRVTVAGRTDAGVHARGQVVHLDLTQAEWLGLNRGVELDPAVALLRRLRGALSRGLGDLTGAIEVHLVSVAPPGFDARFSALWRRYSYRIADGPALWDPLERYFTLWHKNPLDVDLLNAGASQLLGLQNFLSFCKPREGATTIRELQRFEFARGEDGVIVATVQADAFCHNMVRALVGSALFVGEGVEEPGWLHERLLAKKRDAKSVLAAPHPLVLEEVAYPSDGEMLARAELTRAVRE; the protein is encoded by the coding sequence ATGAACGACCAAAAACCCGCGGCCCCCGTTTTGGGGGGCGGCGGGTTTTTGCGTATCCGGCTTGATTTGTCGTACGACGGCGGCCCCTTCAGCGGGTGGGCCCTGCAGCCGGGCCTGCGCACCGTCCAGGGGGTCCTGGAAGAAGCATTGGCGCTGCTGGTCCGCCGCCCCGTCCGGGTTACCGTGGCGGGCCGTACAGACGCCGGAGTGCACGCCCGCGGCCAGGTGGTCCACCTGGACCTGACCCAGGCCGAGTGGCTGGGACTCAACAGGGGAGTGGAACTGGATCCCGCCGTCGCACTGCTGCGGCGCCTGCGGGGTGCCCTCAGCAGGGGCCTGGGCGATCTGACCGGGGCCATTGAGGTTCACCTTGTCAGCGTGGCGCCGCCGGGCTTCGATGCCAGGTTCTCAGCTCTGTGGCGGCGCTACAGCTACCGGATCGCCGACGGTCCCGCCCTGTGGGATCCGCTGGAGCGGTACTTCACGCTCTGGCACAAGAATCCCCTGGACGTGGATCTTTTGAACGCGGGGGCCTCCCAGCTGTTGGGCCTGCAGAATTTCCTGTCCTTCTGCAAGCCCAGGGAGGGGGCCACCACCATCCGGGAGCTGCAGCGCTTTGAGTTTGCCCGCGGGGAGGATGGAGTCATCGTGGCCACCGTCCAGGCCGATGCGTTCTGCCACAACATGGTCCGGGCGCTGGTCGGGTCGGCCCTTTTCGTGGGCGAGGGCGTGGAAGAGCCGGGCTGGCTGCACGAGCGGCTGCTCGCGAAGAAACGGGATGCCAAGTCGGTACTGGCCGCACCGCATCCGTTGGTCCTGGAGGAAGTTGCCTACCCCTCCGACGGCGAGATGCTCGCTAGGGCAGAACTGACGCGGGCGGTTAGGGAGTAG
- a CDS encoding sensor histidine kinase produces the protein MTERLVQRGIGRYFRALGPRGQVALCQLPLTLIVLGVAIATPFAWPTLLQSPLYLLGLALHGMLFVACFVTPWERLAKSAYLIIPVMDLLAIALLRNGAAPLLSGLTILAIFPIIWLSASGMLARTSIILSIVGPLVILVPTLWGRFPNLTASEITSTLLFPLMMLAISLAIRFASVNMRNQQRQLQEKDKELSRLLASSREREKLLETVLEATDVAIAAVDSSGHYLVANNRQRIFRRVTEAEDSTPGQGHQLIFGQDRQTLLPPEKRPVSRAIAGESFADYLVWAGEEPSQRAFSTAARPLLSEDGRLNGAVVVYSDVTGWVEALAANEELISNVSHEFKTPLNSILGNVDLVLEDIAALSPLSAQRLEVVQRNSERLLALVSDLTLSASSELKVYPKRTDLASLVATSIGSARAQADQSNISFVADVPSPLWAYADPLRIGQALDNLVSNAIKYSPGGGVVSISAQGTGHWVQLNVKDTGMGMSPEDSARVFRRFFRSEAARDAAITGAGLGLSITKTIIERHGGHISCESRTGEGTTFTLRLPAEGPPPSF, from the coding sequence GTGACTGAGCGGTTGGTTCAGCGCGGAATAGGCCGCTATTTCCGCGCCTTGGGACCCCGCGGCCAGGTCGCTTTGTGCCAGCTTCCGCTGACCTTGATCGTCCTGGGTGTGGCCATCGCGACGCCTTTTGCATGGCCCACTCTTTTGCAAAGTCCCCTCTATCTCCTCGGTCTTGCCCTCCACGGCATGCTGTTTGTGGCCTGTTTCGTGACACCGTGGGAACGGTTGGCCAAAAGCGCATATCTGATCATTCCAGTGATGGATCTTTTGGCCATCGCACTTTTGCGCAATGGTGCAGCCCCGCTTCTATCCGGTCTCACGATACTTGCGATCTTTCCGATCATCTGGCTCTCGGCATCAGGAATGCTCGCCAGGACCAGCATCATTTTGAGCATTGTCGGGCCATTGGTCATCCTGGTGCCGACGCTGTGGGGAAGGTTTCCTAACCTCACGGCTTCCGAAATTACCAGCACGCTCCTATTCCCGCTCATGATGCTGGCAATCTCCCTTGCAATACGATTCGCCAGCGTGAACATGAGGAATCAACAACGGCAGTTGCAGGAAAAGGACAAAGAGTTGAGCAGACTGTTGGCGTCCAGCCGGGAACGGGAAAAGCTGCTGGAAACGGTCTTGGAGGCGACCGACGTGGCCATTGCCGCTGTCGACAGTTCCGGCCACTACCTTGTGGCGAACAACCGGCAGCGCATCTTCCGCCGGGTCACAGAAGCCGAGGACTCAACGCCCGGCCAGGGGCACCAGCTTATTTTCGGGCAGGACAGGCAAACGCTTCTGCCGCCGGAGAAAAGGCCGGTCAGCAGGGCCATCGCCGGTGAGTCGTTTGCCGACTACTTAGTCTGGGCGGGCGAGGAACCGTCCCAGCGGGCGTTCTCCACAGCCGCCCGCCCGTTGCTCAGCGAGGACGGCCGCCTAAACGGGGCTGTTGTGGTTTACAGTGACGTGACAGGTTGGGTGGAGGCGCTGGCCGCCAACGAGGAGCTCATCTCCAACGTCTCGCACGAGTTCAAAACCCCCTTGAACTCCATCCTGGGCAATGTGGACCTGGTGCTGGAAGACATTGCCGCCCTGTCCCCACTCTCAGCGCAGCGCCTTGAGGTGGTACAGCGTAATTCGGAGAGGCTCCTGGCCCTGGTATCGGACCTGACCTTGTCGGCTTCGTCGGAACTCAAGGTTTATCCGAAGCGCACAGACCTTGCGAGCCTCGTGGCGACCAGCATCGGATCCGCCCGTGCCCAGGCGGACCAGTCGAACATCTCGTTCGTTGCGGATGTTCCATCGCCGCTGTGGGCATACGCCGACCCCCTCAGAATTGGCCAGGCGCTGGATAACCTGGTCTCGAATGCCATCAAGTACTCCCCGGGCGGTGGCGTGGTGAGCATCAGTGCCCAGGGAACGGGGCATTGGGTCCAGTTGAACGTAAAGGACACGGGGATGGGAATGAGCCCCGAAGATTCGGCCAGGGTCTTCAGGCGGTTCTTCCGCAGTGAAGCGGCGCGTGATGCGGCCATCACTGGCGCAGGGTTGGGGCTGTCCATCACCAAAACCATCATTGAACGCCACGGCGGGCATATTTCTTGTGAAAGCCGCACGGGGGAAGGCACCACGTTCACCCTGCGGCTGCCGGCAGAGGGACCTCCCCCGTCGTTTTGA
- a CDS encoding response regulator transcription factor, with amino-acid sequence MDDLGVAVVIEDDADIRNLLEGVLSQAGFEVHTAVGGREGVEVVRDKQANVVTLDIGLPDIDGFEVLRRIRYFSDAYVVMLTGRTEEPDLLSALNAGADDYIAKPFRPRELRARLAAMLRRPRHEVTGQLQVPAAWAAPAGAPGSSADVNVLRHNGLLLDSRTRSVVVRGEPLGLTRSEFDLLHELLRGGGAVSTRADLVRAVRGDFYEEDTYISEADERAVEVHIGNLRRKLQEDPLSPRWLQTVRGVGYRLAPQRPDQQG; translated from the coding sequence ATGGATGATCTCGGAGTTGCAGTAGTAATTGAAGATGACGCGGATATCCGCAACCTCCTCGAGGGTGTGCTGAGTCAGGCGGGTTTTGAAGTCCACACCGCAGTGGGCGGCCGGGAAGGCGTTGAGGTTGTACGGGATAAGCAGGCAAACGTCGTCACACTCGATATAGGCCTCCCGGACATTGACGGGTTTGAGGTGCTCCGCCGTATCCGCTATTTCAGTGACGCCTACGTCGTAATGCTGACCGGGCGAACGGAAGAGCCGGATTTGCTGTCGGCGCTGAACGCGGGTGCCGACGATTATATTGCGAAGCCGTTCAGGCCGCGGGAGCTCCGTGCAAGACTGGCAGCCATGTTGCGGAGGCCCCGGCATGAAGTCACTGGACAGCTGCAGGTCCCGGCGGCGTGGGCTGCCCCGGCGGGTGCCCCCGGATCCTCAGCGGATGTTAACGTGCTGCGGCACAACGGCCTCCTGCTTGATTCCAGGACCCGATCTGTAGTGGTTCGCGGCGAACCGCTAGGGCTTACCCGCAGCGAATTTGACCTCCTGCACGAACTGCTGCGGGGCGGTGGGGCGGTTTCCACGAGGGCGGACCTCGTTCGTGCGGTCCGTGGAGACTTCTACGAGGAAGACACTTACATCAGCGAAGCCGATGAGCGGGCGGTTGAAGTACACATCGGTAACCTGCGGCGAAAGCTTCAGGAGGACCCCCTGTCTCCACGCTGGCTGCAGACGGTTCGGGGAGTCGGATATAGGCTGGCGCCTCAAAGACCGGATCAGCAGGGCTAG
- a CDS encoding Hpt domain-containing protein produces MNIPESDSTDGGVPAVTSAAGSRAHAGMSSEAEELLPLVDASILQDLEEELNGSELAIRFARDYAAMWDLRCTRLAAAVQSQDIDAALDAIISLKITSAMIGGLRLAWLAETLENVIRQGDFGRGQALMERVADNGDRTVLELQTSYILRNG; encoded by the coding sequence ATGAACATTCCAGAGTCCGACTCCACTGATGGAGGTGTCCCCGCCGTCACCTCGGCGGCAGGGTCGCGGGCCCACGCCGGAATGTCCTCTGAGGCCGAAGAACTTCTCCCGCTGGTTGACGCCAGTATTCTGCAGGACCTGGAAGAGGAGCTGAACGGATCAGAGCTGGCCATCCGTTTTGCCCGGGACTACGCCGCCATGTGGGACCTGCGGTGCACCAGGCTCGCGGCCGCCGTGCAGAGCCAGGACATTGATGCTGCGCTTGACGCGATCATTAGCCTGAAGATCACGTCCGCCATGATTGGAGGTCTCCGCCTGGCATGGCTGGCCGAGACCCTTGAGAACGTGATTCGCCAAGGTGATTTTGGCCGAGGCCAGGCACTCATGGAACGCGTCGCCGATAACGGCGACCGGACGGTCCTTGAACTCCAGACCAGCTATATCCTGAGGAACGGCTAG
- a CDS encoding type II secretion system F family protein, with protein sequence MNPLFLSSLVLVSLPIGYLTWSVLSVDRRARAATVEILTRGRLDAETPEKSGDGLLATIGFRLTPAAYIRKLDRLLSLAGRPISWPLGRVLAAKPVLGLTGAVLGLWISTASSAPLIKLTGMFVLFLGYFIPDLLLYSKGQERQKVMQLELANTLDQMLISVEAGLGFEGAMARAGANGKGPLAEELVRTLQDMQVGRSRRESYLALAERTNLQELRSFVQAIVQADTYGIAISRVLRVQARVMRVKRRQRAEEKAMKLPVMILFPLLFFIFPVLFIAILGPAVIHAISVFTGQ encoded by the coding sequence ATGAATCCATTGTTCCTTTCCTCGCTCGTTCTGGTTTCACTTCCCATCGGCTACCTCACCTGGTCCGTCCTTTCAGTGGATCGGCGAGCCCGAGCTGCGACAGTTGAGATCCTCACCAGAGGGAGACTGGACGCGGAAACCCCGGAGAAGTCCGGAGATGGACTTCTCGCCACCATCGGGTTCCGCCTGACTCCAGCCGCCTACATTCGAAAACTCGACCGTCTGCTTTCGCTCGCAGGCAGGCCCATCTCGTGGCCGTTGGGCCGGGTCCTGGCAGCAAAACCAGTGCTGGGGCTGACCGGGGCCGTACTGGGTCTGTGGATCAGTACCGCCAGTTCTGCCCCGCTCATAAAGCTGACGGGGATGTTCGTGCTGTTCCTCGGGTACTTCATTCCCGACCTGCTGCTATACAGCAAAGGCCAGGAACGACAGAAAGTCATGCAGCTGGAGCTGGCCAACACCTTGGACCAGATGCTCATCTCCGTCGAGGCGGGACTAGGCTTCGAAGGGGCCATGGCTCGCGCCGGAGCGAACGGCAAAGGGCCCCTGGCCGAGGAACTGGTCCGGACTCTGCAGGACATGCAGGTCGGGCGGAGCCGGCGAGAATCCTACCTGGCCCTGGCCGAACGGACCAACCTGCAGGAGCTGCGAAGCTTCGTCCAGGCCATTGTCCAGGCGGATACTTACGGCATCGCTATCAGCCGGGTCCTCAGGGTGCAAGCAAGGGTGATGCGTGTGAAGCGTCGCCAACGTGCAGAGGAAAAGGCCATGAAACTCCCCGTCATGATCCTCTTTCCCTTGCTGTTTTTCATATTTCCCGTTCTCTTCATCGCAATTCTGGGGCCAGCAGTAATCCACGCTATTTCTGTGTTCACCGGTCAGTGA
- a CDS encoding type II secretion system F family protein → MMLTAGALLFLAAAVLLGFAFILRPAPQVPLDRRRPYESDPPSQLTRIAASTVRLFDKVLASGGLRLFGREALENAGIRMTQAEFLVLVAAGAVVAALAGLIVLGPGLAILLFILAPFVGHLMLNFLAGKRRNKFDQQLGDTLQLLAGGLRAGHSILRAVDAAAAESQSPTSEEMRRVITETSLGRDLLASLTDTAQRMRNEDFVWVAQAIQINREVGGNLAEVLDQVNETIRERSEIKGHIKGLAAEGKFSAYILIAMPIGIVMMLMTVNPGYMDAMFTHPLGWAMIGFSVVLMTIGSLWMRKIINLKF, encoded by the coding sequence ATGATGCTCACTGCCGGAGCGTTGCTCTTCCTTGCTGCTGCTGTCCTGCTAGGATTTGCCTTCATTCTCCGACCGGCTCCGCAAGTCCCCCTCGACAGACGACGTCCGTACGAATCTGATCCGCCGTCACAACTGACCCGCATCGCCGCCTCCACGGTCAGGCTATTCGACAAGGTTTTGGCGAGCGGCGGTCTGCGGTTATTCGGCCGGGAAGCGCTGGAGAATGCCGGAATTCGCATGACCCAGGCAGAGTTCCTCGTTTTGGTAGCGGCCGGGGCCGTGGTGGCAGCATTAGCGGGTCTAATTGTGCTGGGACCGGGCCTCGCCATCCTCCTCTTCATACTGGCACCGTTCGTTGGGCACCTCATGCTCAATTTTCTGGCGGGTAAACGACGCAACAAATTCGATCAGCAGCTCGGTGACACCCTTCAACTGCTGGCCGGAGGCCTTCGGGCTGGCCACAGCATCCTCCGTGCAGTCGACGCCGCTGCTGCGGAATCGCAAAGCCCAACATCCGAAGAAATGCGCCGGGTCATCACCGAGACCAGTTTGGGCCGCGATCTCCTCGCGTCGCTAACGGATACGGCCCAGCGGATGCGAAATGAAGACTTCGTCTGGGTAGCACAGGCAATCCAGATTAATCGGGAAGTTGGCGGCAACCTTGCGGAGGTCCTCGACCAGGTGAATGAAACCATTCGGGAGAGGTCTGAAATCAAGGGGCACATTAAAGGCCTCGCGGCGGAGGGTAAATTCTCCGCATATATCCTCATCGCGATGCCCATTGGAATCGTGATGATGCTCATGACCGTAAATCCCGGTTACATGGATGCCATGTTTACGCATCCCTTGGGTTGGGCAATGATCGGGTTCTCCGTTGTCCTCATGACGATCGGCAGTTTGTGGATGCGCAAGATCATCAACCTCAAGTTCTGA
- a CDS encoding CpaF family protein, with product MKLSERIIAAESGTLPGNHPAAVTPPSPIDGRRTDVRRSESRMAGLKAHGPRPASSGTVPPSAVAISELSEETRPKTQQPVDVFAALKERAATALFERLGTRFNDSAVTENDLRATAREELTRIIDTEQVPLSADERTRLVRDVADDVLGYGPLQRLLDDPDVTEIMVNRMDQIYVERKGQLTLTESRFSSEEHLRKVIERIVSKVGRRIDESSPLVDARLEDGSRVNAVIPPLAVGGSSLTIRKFSKVPLTVRNLIDFGTLTPEMAELLNACVKAKLNIIVSGGTGTGKTTLLNVLSSFLPANERIVTIEDAVELQIQQEHVVRLESRPPNTEGKGEVTIRELLRNSLRMRPDRIVVGEVRGGESLDMLQAMNTGHDGSLSTVHSNSPRDAVARLETLVLMAGMDLPLRAIREQIASAVNLIVQISRLRDGTRRITHVTEVQGMEGDIVTLQDAFVFDYSAGVDQHGRFLGSPVATGIRPRFIDRFEDLGIHVSPAVFATSATSAVPPASRT from the coding sequence ATGAAACTCTCAGAGCGCATCATAGCCGCTGAATCAGGAACCCTGCCGGGAAACCATCCCGCGGCAGTGACGCCCCCCTCTCCCATCGATGGGAGACGGACCGATGTCCGGAGAAGTGAATCCCGGATGGCCGGGCTCAAGGCCCATGGCCCGCGGCCCGCGTCGAGCGGCACCGTCCCGCCGTCTGCCGTTGCAATATCAGAGCTGTCCGAGGAGACCAGGCCGAAAACGCAACAGCCCGTCGACGTGTTCGCTGCGCTCAAGGAACGGGCCGCTACTGCCCTGTTTGAGCGCCTGGGAACGCGCTTCAACGATTCGGCGGTCACAGAAAATGATCTCCGGGCGACGGCGCGCGAGGAATTGACACGGATTATTGACACAGAACAGGTTCCATTGTCAGCCGACGAGCGGACACGCCTCGTTCGCGACGTCGCTGACGACGTCCTGGGCTACGGGCCACTCCAGCGGCTTCTTGATGATCCGGACGTTACCGAGATCATGGTGAACCGCATGGACCAGATCTACGTCGAACGTAAAGGTCAACTGACGCTCACGGAATCCCGCTTCAGCTCAGAAGAGCACCTCCGGAAAGTCATTGAACGCATCGTTTCCAAGGTCGGGCGGCGCATCGACGAATCTTCACCCCTGGTGGACGCCCGACTGGAGGACGGTTCGCGAGTCAACGCGGTGATCCCGCCGCTGGCAGTCGGCGGATCCTCGCTAACCATCCGTAAGTTCAGCAAAGTGCCCCTGACGGTCCGGAACCTCATCGACTTCGGAACACTCACACCGGAAATGGCTGAGCTGCTCAACGCCTGCGTCAAGGCCAAACTCAACATCATCGTCTCGGGCGGTACGGGTACGGGAAAGACCACCCTGCTAAATGTTCTCTCATCTTTCCTACCCGCCAATGAACGGATCGTCACCATCGAGGACGCCGTCGAGCTTCAGATCCAGCAGGAGCATGTGGTCCGGCTGGAGAGCCGCCCTCCTAACACCGAGGGCAAGGGCGAAGTGACCATCAGGGAGCTCCTGAGGAACTCATTGCGTATGCGCCCGGATCGGATCGTGGTGGGCGAAGTCCGTGGCGGCGAGTCACTGGACATGCTCCAGGCCATGAACACCGGCCACGACGGGTCCCTCTCCACCGTCCACTCCAACTCGCCGCGCGACGCCGTCGCGCGGCTTGAAACCCTGGTGCTGATGGCAGGGATGGACTTGCCACTCCGCGCCATCAGGGAGCAAATTGCGTCCGCAGTCAACCTGATCGTCCAAATTTCACGGCTGCGCGACGGTACCCGCCGAATAACCCACGTCACGGAAGTCCAAGGCATGGAAGGCGATATCGTCACACTTCAGGACGCGTTTGTGTTCGACTACTCGGCCGGCGTTGATCAGCACGGTCGCTTCCTTGGCAGTCCCGTAGCAACAGGCATTCGTCCGCGCTTTATCGACCGTTTTGAGGACCTTGGAATCCATGTGTCGCCAGCCGTCTTCGCCACTTCGGCTACTTCTGCCGTCCCCCCTGCGAGCCGGACATGA
- a CDS encoding AAA family ATPase, which yields MSRFVLITPDVDFDSRLRQAVAGGLQGGVQTFFTAVLPGSPQELFASLDQEQPEILILGPEVPVDEALRLATVLNVQSPELSVILAGHPDPDVLLHAMRAGIRDMLAPDSDPAQIRVLLQRVSQSFPRYHVQSAGLAAPSNKGLVIGVFSPKGGVGKTTIATNIAIGLGKIAPMGVVIVDLDLQFGDVASGLYLSPEHTVTDAVSPAAAEDSLVLKAFLTVHPGGIYALCAPLSPIDADEITAGQISRLIEQLAEQFQYVVVDTAPGLPEIGLAAMEQCSDVVWVSAMDIPSVRGLRSGLDILRRLDILPETRHVVLNMSEAKSGLTVQDIESTIGAPVDVSIPRSRAVAFSTNRGIPLLQEPVKDPATKALNQLVNRFNPAWRAKAQRKLHRRVVV from the coding sequence ATGAGCCGCTTCGTCCTTATCACTCCGGATGTTGACTTCGACAGCCGCCTTCGTCAGGCCGTAGCCGGCGGCCTTCAGGGTGGCGTGCAGACCTTCTTCACAGCTGTGCTGCCGGGCAGCCCGCAGGAACTGTTTGCTTCGCTGGACCAGGAGCAGCCAGAAATCCTCATTTTGGGCCCCGAAGTCCCCGTGGACGAGGCGCTGCGGCTGGCTACGGTGCTGAACGTCCAGTCGCCAGAGCTCAGCGTCATCCTGGCGGGCCATCCGGATCCCGACGTTCTCCTCCACGCCATGCGCGCCGGCATCCGGGACATGCTCGCCCCAGACTCCGATCCCGCCCAGATCCGCGTGCTGCTGCAGCGCGTCAGCCAGTCCTTCCCCAGATACCACGTTCAGTCAGCAGGACTGGCAGCCCCATCCAACAAGGGACTGGTCATTGGTGTCTTCTCTCCCAAAGGAGGGGTGGGAAAGACGACCATCGCCACGAACATCGCCATTGGCCTGGGCAAGATCGCACCCATGGGGGTGGTGATCGTGGACCTGGACCTGCAATTTGGCGATGTTGCCTCCGGTCTCTACCTCAGCCCGGAACACACGGTGACGGATGCCGTGTCCCCCGCCGCGGCCGAAGACTCCCTGGTCCTAAAAGCGTTCCTTACCGTCCACCCCGGCGGCATCTACGCACTCTGCGCTCCACTTAGTCCGATCGATGCGGACGAGATAACAGCCGGTCAGATTAGCCGCCTTATTGAGCAACTCGCCGAGCAGTTCCAGTACGTGGTGGTGGACACCGCCCCAGGGTTACCCGAGATCGGCCTGGCAGCGATGGAGCAGTGCTCGGACGTGGTCTGGGTCAGCGCCATGGACATACCCAGCGTCCGCGGCCTGCGCTCCGGCCTGGACATCCTGCGACGCCTGGACATTCTGCCCGAAACCCGGCACGTGGTGCTGAACATGTCCGAGGCCAAGTCCGGGTTGACCGTCCAAGACATCGAATCCACCATCGGGGCGCCCGTTGATGTAAGCATCCCGCGGTCGCGCGCTGTAGCGTTCTCCACCAACCGCGGAATCCCACTCCTACAGGAGCCAGTAAAAGACCCGGCGACTAAAGCATTGAATCAGCTTGTGAACAGGTTCAACCCCGCCTGGCGGGCCAAGGCTCAAAGGAAATTGCACCGAAGGGTGGTTGTCTAA
- the cpaB gene encoding Flp pilus assembly protein CpaB yields the protein MKSRLLAGVAAVVLALIGAILMFTYAQGADQRAVRDLDPVGVLVVMKAVPAGSSLETVKEAVALEQLPGTAVGKTALRTLDDAAGKVAGADLIPGEQLLAERLIAPEDLKTSGSVKVPAGLQEVSFQLEPQRVVGGRLEPGDHIGIFISLPSGGVESKPGETTQLSIHKVLVTAVQRAPEGAAAQPAPSASAGAEANPRDVNLPTGSLMITVAVNDINADKIVFASEFARIWLSKEPLDAQDSGPKIMQKQDVYK from the coding sequence GTGAAGTCACGTCTGTTGGCAGGTGTCGCAGCAGTGGTGTTAGCCCTTATTGGCGCCATTCTGATGTTCACCTACGCCCAAGGAGCTGACCAGCGAGCGGTCAGGGACCTCGATCCTGTGGGAGTACTCGTAGTCATGAAGGCCGTCCCGGCAGGTTCGTCCCTGGAAACCGTCAAAGAAGCGGTAGCCCTGGAACAGTTGCCGGGAACTGCAGTCGGAAAGACCGCGCTAAGAACGCTTGACGATGCTGCTGGAAAGGTTGCTGGCGCAGACCTCATCCCCGGCGAGCAACTCCTGGCGGAGCGGCTCATCGCCCCAGAAGACCTTAAGACATCTGGTTCGGTAAAGGTGCCGGCAGGACTGCAGGAAGTGTCGTTCCAGCTTGAGCCGCAGCGTGTCGTCGGCGGCCGGCTGGAGCCAGGCGACCACATTGGCATCTTCATCTCCTTACCCTCAGGAGGCGTTGAATCCAAGCCCGGGGAGACGACTCAGCTTTCGATCCACAAAGTGCTGGTCACAGCCGTGCAGCGCGCTCCCGAAGGCGCGGCCGCCCAGCCCGCGCCCTCGGCAAGCGCCGGGGCCGAGGCCAATCCCCGCGACGTCAATCTGCCCACGGGCTCACTGATGATCACCGTGGCCGTCAACGACATCAACGCTGACAAAATTGTTTTTGCCTCCGAATTTGCGCGCATTTGGCTGAGTAAGGAGCCCCTCGATGCCCAGGACAGCGGGCCCAAGATCATGCAGAAGCAGGACGTATACAAATGA
- a CDS encoding TadE/TadG family type IV pilus assembly protein: MRRLDERQQRERGAISVIVALVLVALLGFTAVAVDVGMLYSEKAQLQNGADAAALLVAQKCAKNTSDSDCSTTSTLASSYANANANDSLSNIKSTLLDKTNRTVTVTAGAQETGNVPNKVSFFFARALGITVTEVNAQSTVTWGSPMAGRTAFPLAFSVCQVKDSIGGALQLLQDHGVNQNADCLYGPSGAAVEGGFGWLVQDTGVCGGTIDIAVNEGGSDPGNNAPNNCSATLQKWVDEITAGRDVIVLLPVYTTVTGTGNGAVYHLISFAAFKVKGWKFTGNGGAPLTFQNTADFVGASLICDGNCRGIIGSFVKYTSLADGYTLGPVDAFGATIVRLS, from the coding sequence ATGCGGCGGTTAGACGAACGGCAGCAGAGGGAACGTGGCGCCATAAGCGTTATCGTGGCCCTTGTCCTGGTGGCACTCTTGGGTTTCACCGCCGTTGCAGTCGACGTCGGCATGCTCTATTCCGAGAAGGCACAGCTTCAGAATGGGGCTGACGCAGCGGCCCTCCTTGTGGCCCAGAAATGCGCCAAGAACACAAGCGATTCGGACTGCTCCACCACCTCTACCCTCGCTAGCAGCTATGCCAATGCAAATGCCAACGACAGCCTAAGCAACATCAAGTCCACGCTGCTGGACAAAACCAATCGAACTGTGACCGTTACGGCAGGGGCGCAAGAGACCGGAAACGTACCCAACAAGGTATCATTTTTCTTCGCCCGAGCCCTCGGAATAACTGTGACTGAGGTCAACGCCCAATCCACGGTTACGTGGGGCAGCCCGATGGCAGGACGCACTGCATTCCCACTGGCGTTTTCGGTGTGTCAGGTCAAGGACTCTATCGGTGGAGCCCTGCAATTACTCCAGGATCACGGCGTGAACCAGAATGCCGACTGCCTCTACGGCCCGTCGGGTGCAGCCGTCGAAGGCGGCTTCGGCTGGCTGGTCCAGGACACCGGCGTTTGCGGCGGCACCATAGATATTGCAGTCAATGAAGGCGGCAGCGATCCCGGCAATAACGCTCCCAACAATTGTTCGGCCACGTTGCAGAAATGGGTCGACGAGATTACGGCCGGGCGAGACGTCATAGTGCTCTTGCCCGTGTATACGACCGTGACTGGGACGGGAAACGGAGCCGTTTACCACCTGATCTCGTTCGCCGCCTTCAAAGTAAAGGGCTGGAAGTTTACCGGCAATGGCGGGGCACCCCTTACTTTCCAGAACACAGCCGATTTCGTGGGCGCATCGCTCATCTGCGACGGCAACTGTCGCGGCATCATCGGAAGCTTCGTCAAGTACACATCTCTCGCTGATGGTTACACCCTTGGGCCCGTTGACGCCTTTGGTGCCACCATCGTCCGTCTGAGTTAA
- a CDS encoding TadE/TadG family type IV pilus assembly protein, giving the protein MRGRSERGAVAVEFAILAPILITLLMGIMEFGRAYNAQVSLTNAAREGVRVMAISNNQASARTAAKNAAVALNPSLADSNITFSATTCTTDAQMTVTINYTLSTLTGIAGPFAMTGKGVMLCGG; this is encoded by the coding sequence ATGCGTGGACGATCGGAGCGTGGTGCAGTTGCCGTTGAGTTCGCCATTCTTGCGCCAATACTGATCACGCTTCTCATGGGCATCATGGAGTTCGGCCGCGCCTACAACGCTCAGGTCTCTCTCACCAATGCCGCCAGGGAGGGCGTCCGGGTCATGGCGATCTCCAATAACCAGGCGTCCGCGCGGACTGCGGCAAAGAACGCCGCCGTCGCCCTTAACCCATCCCTCGCGGATTCCAACATCACGTTCAGCGCCACCACCTGCACAACAGATGCCCAGATGACTGTCACCATCAACTACACGCTCAGCACCCTGACTGGAATTGCTGGACCATTCGCCATGACGGGCAAGGGAGTAATGCTATGCGGCGGTTAG